The DNA segment AATCTTTTCCATTTCAACAATATTTCTAATTTTATAAAGGTACCATCTATCGATTCCAGTAAGCTTGTAAATTTCATCTATTGACATTCCCATCTTAATGGCTTTGGGAATTTTGAACCATCGTTCATCTGTGGGGTGCGCTAACTCGTCTTTGAGTTGTTCCAATGGTTCTGGGTCATCGTCGCCAGGATTGCCGACAAGTCCGATTTTTCCAATATCCAACTCGCGAATAGCTTTTTGTAAAGCTTCTTCAAAGGATCTTGCAATGGACATGACTTCCCCAACTGACTTCATCATTGGACCAATATGCCTGTCAACCATGCCGTGAAACTTTGAAAAGTCCCATCGAGGAATCTTTACAACAATATAATCGAGTGCCGGCTCAAAACAAGCAGTAGTCACTCCGGTAACTTTATTCAGTAACTCAGGCAGGGAGTATCCTATAGCTAGTTTCGCAGCCATGTAGGCAAGTGGATATCCAGTTGCTTTAGATGCTAATGCGCTTGAGCGTGACATTCGTGGATTAACTTCGATGGCTACATACTGCTCATTGTTTGGATTCAAACCCAGTTGTACATTGCACTCCCCGACCATTTCGACGGTACGTATTATACGTATGGATGCGTCTCGGAGAATTTGATATTCCCGGTTAGTTAGTGTCTGTGTTGGGGAGACTACAATTTTGTCGCCGGTGTGTATTCCTAAGGGGTCGGCGTTCTCCAATGCTGCGACGGTAATAGTATTGTCGTAGGCATCACGCATAACTTCATATTCTATCTCCTTCCAGTGCTCAAGGTATTTTTCAACTAAAACTTGATGAGTTATTGTAAATGGGAAAGCTCGCTCCACTATGGTTTTTAACTGTTCCGGGTTGTAGGCTACTCCGGACCCTCCTCCGCCAAGCATATATGCCGTCCGTACAATAACCGGGTATCCAATATCTTCGGCAATGCGTAAAGCTTCATCGGTTGTATATGCGGCGTTGCTTGGCGGTACTGGTACCCTAGCTTGCTCCATGGCGTTCTTAAACTTTAATCGATCCTCCGTGAGTTCGATTGCGCGAATCGAACTCCCAAGGACTCTTACTCCTTCGCGCTCGAAAACCTTCATTCGGGCCAACTGCCAGCCGACATTAATGGCAATCTGCCCACCAAAGCCAAGCATAACCCCATCAGGTTTCTCTTTTTGAATGATTTGTGCGACTACAGTAGGCGTAATTGGTTCAAGGTATACTTTGTCCGCCATCTTTAAGCTAGTCTGAATGGTCGCCACGTTAGGATTAACAAGAACCGTTTTTATGCCCTCTTCTTTCATTGCCTTCAGCGCCTGTGACCCGCTGTAGTCAAACTCGGCTGCCTGAGCAATGACTATTCCTCCGCTTCCAATAATCAGAACTTTCCTGATGTCCTCCCGCTTTGGCATTTTCAGTCATCCGCATATAGTCTAACATTTTTAAGGAAGGCGTCGAAGAGGTGATTGGTATCGTTTGGGCCTGGTGCAGCTTCTGGGTGCCATTGAACAGCGAAAATTGGTTTCTTCTCATGGGCCAAACCCTCTACAGTTTTATCGTTTGCATTGATGTGCGTAACCCTTAACCCAGTTCCCTTAAGTTGCTCCGCGTTCACCGCGTAACCATGGTTCTGGCTAGTGATGTAACAACGACCTGTGTTTAATTCAATGCAAGGGTGATTCTGGCCTCTATGCCCAAATTTCAGCTTATAGGTGTCTCCACCAAACGCTAAGGCTAAAATTTGATTTCCAAGACAAATTCCCATTATTGGAATATTCGTTTCTATTAACTGTTTAACGGTTTTAATCAAATAAGGCACCATCTTTGGGTCGCCCGGCCCGTTAGAAAGCAGAATTCCATCAGGTGACATGTCTAAGATTTTCTCAGCCGACATGTATGGCGGGACAATGGTGACATTCACTTTCCTATTTAACAGGCTTCTAACAATGCTCTTCTTAACTCCACAATCTATCAAGACCACATGATGTTTTCCATTCACATCTAGTTGCTGAATCTTCTTCGTCGCTACTTCAGCTACTAAGTCAGTCTTATTCGGATCTGGGATATGCTTTACTTCCTCTAAAAGTGCGGGTATATCGGGGTCGTCTCCATGTTCATAGACACAAAGGATTCCGAGGATCACTCCATGAACTCTGATTTTCTTTGTAAGCATTCGAGTGTCTACTCGTTCAATTCCTGGAACTCCAGAAGCCTCAAGCCATTCGTCAAGGGTCCTTTTTGACGCCCAATGGCTTGGTTCCCGACAAAGTTCATGTATAACATAACCTTCAATTTTCGGACCATCCGATTCAAAATGCTCTTCGCAAACTCCATAGTTGCCAATT comes from the Candidatus Bathyarchaeota archaeon genome and includes:
- the carA gene encoding glutamine-hydrolyzing carbamoyl-phosphate synthase small subunit, which produces MPYKNLKCNILTEVAKGSLIKETHGFKEASKLATLILADGIVVHGIGFGAQKKVYGEVVFNTGMVGYPEAITDPSYNGQILVQTYPLIGNYGVCEEHFESDGPKIEGYVIHELCREPSHWASKRTLDEWLEASGVPGIERVDTRMLTKKIRVHGVILGILCVYEHGDDPDIPALLEEVKHIPDPNKTDLVAEVATKKIQQLDVNGKHHVVLIDCGVKKSIVRSLLNRKVNVTIVPPYMSAEKILDMSPDGILLSNGPGDPKMVPYLIKTVKQLIETNIPIMGICLGNQILALAFGGDTYKLKFGHRGQNHPCIELNTGRCYITSQNHGYAVNAEQLKGTGLRVTHINANDKTVEGLAHEKKPIFAVQWHPEAAPGPNDTNHLFDAFLKNVRLYADD